The following proteins are encoded in a genomic region of Glycine max cultivar Williams 82 chromosome 18, Glycine_max_v4.0, whole genome shotgun sequence:
- the LOC100810722 gene encoding uncharacterized protein LOC100810722 precursor has protein sequence MDAVATAKPLLSLSFLLLLPSFLPIAVAYRPGDIVPMSRMGQYHSSRTVWQDLIGRHCPIFAVNREVLMPIPKPTGYTGADAYKISFQVGREKFLIPWLLVVNRKSTEVPMIEVDLRYSGSDLHGVTAKVVDMPHHYVEVHPEIRKQFWDSQHWPKHILVRYTWKEHSEIDVTSGFFVLFGSGLMLSFILSIYVLQSSRDKLERFVRETVVESSVPGEVVAKVE, from the exons ATGGATGCAGTAGCTACGGCGAAACCGCTTCTGTCACTGTCGTTTTTGCTTTTGCTACCGTCTTTTCTTCCGATCGCCGTCGCTTACAGACCCGGCGACATCGTTCCCATGAGCCGCATGGGTCAATACCACTCC TCGCGAACCGTGTGGCAGGACCTCATTGGCCGTCACTGCCCCATCTTCGCAGTGAATCGCGAG GTGTTGATGCCCATACCCAAGCCCACGGGTTACACTGGTGCGGATGCTTATAAAAT ATCGTTTCAAGTTGGCAGGGAAAAGTTTTTAATCCCGTGGCTTCTTGTGGTGAATCGAAAAAGCACGGAGGTCCCAATGATTGAAGTAGATCTG AGGTATTCAGGAAGTGATTTGCATGGTGTCACAGCTAAAGTTGTGGATATGCCTCATCACT ATGTTGAAGTTCATCCTGAGATTCGTAAACAATTCTGGGATTCTCAGCATTGGCCAAAGCATATACTTGTCCGATATACATG GAAGGAACATTCAGAGATAGATGTAACTTCAGGATTTTTTGTTCTGTTTGGTTCAG GTCTCATGTTGTCTTTCATCCTTTCAATCTACGTATTGCAATCATCACGTGACAAATTGGAAAG ATTTGTAAGGGAAACGGTTGTAGAAAGCAGCGTGCCTGGTGAGGTGGTAGCAAAGGTTGAATGA
- the LOC100792993 gene encoding protein DETOXIFICATION 53 isoform X1: MRSTKGGDGEGKRNCGCCGRFIEGLHQHLHQFLKALFPTLSLSEVKEELKSLANIACPMMMTNVLLYSRSAISMLFLGRQGKVELAGGSLAIGFANITANSFLKGLTMGMDPICCQAYGAKRWSVLSQTFCKTLCLLLLVAIPISLLWLNMAPLLHWLGQDPEVTKVAQVYMVFSIPELLAQVHLNPLRSFLRTQGLTTPLTIAASFAAILHLPINYFLATYLELGVKGIALATGLNSINMILGLVLYLLVSKKPLKPWEGATILSSFHDWRPLLTLALPSCISVCLEWWCYEIMLFLCGLLSNPQTTVATMGVLIQTTGFLYVFPFSLSAALTTQIGHSLGAGQPSRAQITATIGLFIAFALGFSAFVFLLIVRNVWGKLFTNETQIVDMVTTILPILGLCEIGNWPQTAACGILSGTARPYVGARINLCAFYLIGLPVAVFAAFMHRYQLRGLWFGMLAAQISCFCMMVYTLVQTDWGHQSRRAEQLAQATDEEISGFLDSDM, from the exons ATGAGAAGCACAAAAGGTGGCGATGGTGAAGGAAAAAGAAACTGTGGTTGTTGTGGCAGATTCATTGAAGGCCTTCATCAACACTTACATCAATTCCTTAAGGCACTTTTCCCTACCCTTTCTCTCTCTGAG GTGAAAGAAGAGTTGAAATCACTAGCCAACATTGCATGTCCAATGATGATGACCAACGTGCTTCTGTACTCTCGATCCGCCATTTCCATGCTTTTCTTGGGTCGCCAAGGGAAAGTGGAGCTAGCAGGAGGATCACTTGCAATAGGGTTTGCCAACATCACTGCCAATTCATTCCTCAAGGGTCTCACCATGGGAATGGACCCAATTTGTTGCCAAGCATATGGTGCAAAAAGATGGTCAGTTCTAAGCCAAACTTTTTGCAAAACCTTGTGCCTCCTCCTCCTTGTTGCCATCCCCATTTCACTCCTTTGGCTCAACATGGCACCCCTCCTTCATTGGCTTGGGCAGGACCCTGAAGTCACAAAAGTTGCACAAGTTTACATGGTCTTCTCTATCCCAGAATTGCTTGCTCAAGTTCATCTCAACCCTTTAAGGTCTTTTTTAAGAACACAAGGGTTAACAACACCATTAACTATTGCTGCTTCTTTTGCTGCCATCTTACACCTTCCAATAAACTACTTCTTGGCTACATATTTGGAGTTAGGAGTAAAAGGCATTGCATTAGCCACAGGTTTGAATTCCATAAACATGATACTAGGGTTGGTGCTTTATCTTCTTGTGTCAAAGAAACCCTTAAAACCTTGGGAAGGTGCTACTATTCTCTCTTCCTTCCATGATTGGAGACCATTGCTAACTCTAGCATTGCCTAGTTGCATCTCAGTGTGCTTGGAGTGGTGGTGCTATGAGATAATGCTCTTCCTATGTGGCCTATTGAGTAATCCACAAACCACAGTTGCTACCATGGGTGTACTAATTCAAACAACTGGGTTCTTATATGTGTTCCCATTTTCACTGAGTGCTGCATTGACAACACAAATTGGCCACTCCTTAGGTGCAGGTCAACCTTCACGTGCACAAATCACAGCCACAATTGGACTCTTCATTGCATTTGCATTAGGGTTCTCAGCCTTTGTTTTCTTGCTGATTGTGAGGAACGTGTGGGGGAAACTCTTCACAAACGAGACACAAATTGTTGACATGGTCACAACCATACTTCCAATTTTAGGGTTGTGTGAGATTGGAAACTGGCCTCAAACTGCTGCGTGTGGGATCTTGTCTGGGACTGCACGGCCTTATGTGGGTGCAAGGATAAACTTGTGTGCTTTTTACTTGATTGGATTGCCGGTTGCAGTTTTTGCTGCTTTCATGCACAGGTACCAATTGAGGGGCTTGTGGTTTGGAATGTTGGCAGCGCAAATTTCATGTTTTTGTATGATGGTTTACACGTTGGTTCAAACGGATTGGGGGCACCAAAGTAGAAGAGCTGAGCAATTGGCTCAAGCAACTGATGAGGAAATTAGTGGGTTCCTTGATTCTGATATGTGA
- the LOC100792993 gene encoding protein DETOXIFICATION 53 isoform X2: MQVKEELKSLANIACPMMMTNVLLYSRSAISMLFLGRQGKVELAGGSLAIGFANITANSFLKGLTMGMDPICCQAYGAKRWSVLSQTFCKTLCLLLLVAIPISLLWLNMAPLLHWLGQDPEVTKVAQVYMVFSIPELLAQVHLNPLRSFLRTQGLTTPLTIAASFAAILHLPINYFLATYLELGVKGIALATGLNSINMILGLVLYLLVSKKPLKPWEGATILSSFHDWRPLLTLALPSCISVCLEWWCYEIMLFLCGLLSNPQTTVATMGVLIQTTGFLYVFPFSLSAALTTQIGHSLGAGQPSRAQITATIGLFIAFALGFSAFVFLLIVRNVWGKLFTNETQIVDMVTTILPILGLCEIGNWPQTAACGILSGTARPYVGARINLCAFYLIGLPVAVFAAFMHRYQLRGLWFGMLAAQISCFCMMVYTLVQTDWGHQSRRAEQLAQATDEEISGFLDSDM, from the coding sequence ATGCAGGTGAAAGAAGAGTTGAAATCACTAGCCAACATTGCATGTCCAATGATGATGACCAACGTGCTTCTGTACTCTCGATCCGCCATTTCCATGCTTTTCTTGGGTCGCCAAGGGAAAGTGGAGCTAGCAGGAGGATCACTTGCAATAGGGTTTGCCAACATCACTGCCAATTCATTCCTCAAGGGTCTCACCATGGGAATGGACCCAATTTGTTGCCAAGCATATGGTGCAAAAAGATGGTCAGTTCTAAGCCAAACTTTTTGCAAAACCTTGTGCCTCCTCCTCCTTGTTGCCATCCCCATTTCACTCCTTTGGCTCAACATGGCACCCCTCCTTCATTGGCTTGGGCAGGACCCTGAAGTCACAAAAGTTGCACAAGTTTACATGGTCTTCTCTATCCCAGAATTGCTTGCTCAAGTTCATCTCAACCCTTTAAGGTCTTTTTTAAGAACACAAGGGTTAACAACACCATTAACTATTGCTGCTTCTTTTGCTGCCATCTTACACCTTCCAATAAACTACTTCTTGGCTACATATTTGGAGTTAGGAGTAAAAGGCATTGCATTAGCCACAGGTTTGAATTCCATAAACATGATACTAGGGTTGGTGCTTTATCTTCTTGTGTCAAAGAAACCCTTAAAACCTTGGGAAGGTGCTACTATTCTCTCTTCCTTCCATGATTGGAGACCATTGCTAACTCTAGCATTGCCTAGTTGCATCTCAGTGTGCTTGGAGTGGTGGTGCTATGAGATAATGCTCTTCCTATGTGGCCTATTGAGTAATCCACAAACCACAGTTGCTACCATGGGTGTACTAATTCAAACAACTGGGTTCTTATATGTGTTCCCATTTTCACTGAGTGCTGCATTGACAACACAAATTGGCCACTCCTTAGGTGCAGGTCAACCTTCACGTGCACAAATCACAGCCACAATTGGACTCTTCATTGCATTTGCATTAGGGTTCTCAGCCTTTGTTTTCTTGCTGATTGTGAGGAACGTGTGGGGGAAACTCTTCACAAACGAGACACAAATTGTTGACATGGTCACAACCATACTTCCAATTTTAGGGTTGTGTGAGATTGGAAACTGGCCTCAAACTGCTGCGTGTGGGATCTTGTCTGGGACTGCACGGCCTTATGTGGGTGCAAGGATAAACTTGTGTGCTTTTTACTTGATTGGATTGCCGGTTGCAGTTTTTGCTGCTTTCATGCACAGGTACCAATTGAGGGGCTTGTGGTTTGGAATGTTGGCAGCGCAAATTTCATGTTTTTGTATGATGGTTTACACGTTGGTTCAAACGGATTGGGGGCACCAAAGTAGAAGAGCTGAGCAATTGGCTCAAGCAACTGATGAGGAAATTAGTGGGTTCCTTGATTCTGATATGTGA